The DNA region TATCCATCAGAAGACTATTTAATTTAATAAAAGACTTAAAAATTATAACCCAATCCAACAGAGATTGATTTTGGCGATAGTTTATAGTTGTTTTTATCTTTATTAATCATATTCATACCATAACGATAAGAAACATTGAATTGAATACCATTACTTAATTCATAACCTAATATAGCAGCACCACCCGCAACAATCCTATTCATTTCTGACTTTTGATCGTCATATTTTTTAAATACATCTAGGTTTTCATTTTTAAATTTACCCTTTATTCCCATAGAGACATAAGGCCCTGCTCCCGCAAACAACCGACCATTTGTTGCATTTTTCCATTGTCCCATAAAATAGATGGGAACATCCATACCCATAAATTCAAATTTATCTTTGATATTGTTTCTTTCTATATCTGTGGTATAATATGCAAAAAGGATATCTTCTTGGATGGCAAAATGATTGGATATATCAAAACGCAGAGATGCTCCAAATCTTCCGCCTGGCCCCATCTTACTTTTGAGTGCATTATTATCCTTTACAATAAAGTTAGAATAGTTACCGTCTGCTTTAATACCAAAAGTTAATTTTTCTTTGATAGTTTGTACTAAACTTTGTGACTTTGCTTGGTTGTTTATTTGGCTAATTACAAAGAAAATAGCTGTAGAGAAAATAATTTTTTTCATAAATGACGATTTTTTATTTGATAGTGTTTCTTATCAAATTTGTTTTGTGATTAATGATGCAAAATTATTTTGATAGAAAGAAGCTGAAAAGGTCTATAGTTGTTAATATTGTCCTTATTTAGCTTATTTTATTAAATTTAGCAATTTTTACCCTAACAAATAGTCCTTCTTTAGATAACTTATTTTGGAGTAAATAGGTTATTATTGGCCAATAATAGCTTTTAATCCATTACGATTATACATTATCAGGTAATTTGTAGTTTGTAAGTCAAAATATTTTAATTGTGTTGAATGTAATAAAATCACAATGAGAACAATATTCATTTGCAAGCCCATGGGACTATGAAAAATTATTATACTACTCTAACCTATCTGGAACGTTTTATCTCAGCTAAATTTAAGAAAAAGGAATTATCTGTTGCAAAAATTAGACTATGTCTTTATTGAGCAATTTGAATACTCCTTCTGAAATTCGCCTATTCCATCTATTTAAAGAAATTATTTTAATATTTGAATATTTTTAGATTTATAGTTTATTATAAAATGAAATTGTTCTAAAAATGGAATTCCTAATAACCCCGAGACTTCGTTATTTTTAGAATTTAAACCATAACCAAGACTCGCATCACTTACTACACTATATTGAGGCAAAAGAATCTTATTTCCAATTTGCATTTTCTTTATATAACCAGTTTGATTTTTCTGTTGTGTTTGTGCTACCTCATTAATAGCAACGTCTTTATTATCAAATTCAAATTGCGCCCCAATGTTATCTACAAAACTGTTATTTACGACATTTGCGTTGGCTCCACAGTCTAGTCCAAAATTAAAACTTTGATTATTAATAATAGTTCGGATAATTGGAATATGTCTGACCATTTTAAAAGAAATAGAATCTTTCATTTTCTTTTCATGATAATTGCTATACGCTTCTAATGAATGTAGTACTAACTTATTGTTTTTAAAATCAAATTCCGAAGCATAATTATTTAAAAATGCTTGTCCTATTAGTCCAAAAAAAGTAGAATCTTCCCAAGTGCTATTGGATTCCATATTCATTGCAGGAAGATCTA from Rhizosphaericola mali includes:
- a CDS encoding porin family protein, yielding MKKIIFSTAIFFVISQINNQAKSQSLVQTIKEKLTFGIKADGNYSNFIVKDNNALKSKMGPGGRFGASLRFDISNHFAIQEDILFAYYTTDIERNNIKDKFEFMGMDVPIYFMGQWKNATNGRLFAGAGPYVSMGIKGKFKNENLDVFKKYDDQKSEMNRIVAGGAAILGYELSNGIQFNVSYRYGMNMINKDKNNYKLSPKSISVGLGYNF